The Pecten maximus chromosome 11, xPecMax1.1, whole genome shotgun sequence genome has a segment encoding these proteins:
- the LOC117337328 gene encoding protein unc-93 homolog A-like, whose product MEMTDIGNGYQNGASPNPSNKTEEAKMSKNVILKNIVVVSFGFLFLFTSFQSLSNLQSSLNKEDGLGTGGLSVVYGALVVSCMFFPAFIVGQFGCKWTIGLSMICYIVYMAANFYAVWGTMAVASIIVGLGAAPLWSAKCTYLTQTAVWYAKQTGATEDDVINRFFGFFFMVFQTSQVWGNLISSTVFSQRPENITEPSAEDLEKCGAVFDPTVSTVNNTNLARPPLEKVYIVCGIYIACGCVAFLIIAGLLDRIQLDKDKDIPEEDRRLSPKLLIATFRHWWDSPYQKLLMPLTIYSGIEQAFITGDYTKTYISCTLGIWNVGYVMICYGVVDAICSFTFGRLVQYVGHIPFFILAFLVHGGSLIGLLLWKPNPDQLYLFYIFAALWGMGDAVIQTQINALYGYLFTKNTEAAFANYRLWESVGFIMAFGYSAYLETRIKMYIAMGWLVVGMSLYSVVEFRDRRSKKFSNDIVKTKL is encoded by the exons ATGGAGATGACGGATATAGGAAACGGATATCAAAATGGCGCCAGTCCTAACCCGTCGAATAAGACGGAGGAAGCGAAAATGAGCAAGAATGTTATCCTAAAAAATATTGTGGTGGTCAGCTTCGGGTTTCTGTTTCTATTTACATCTTTTCAGTCGTTATCGAACTTGCAGAGTTCCCTGAACAAGGAAGATGGTCTCGGTACAGGAGGACTGTCAGTCGTATATGGCGCTCTTGTAGTATCGTGCATGTTCTTTCCGGCTTTTATTGTTGGTCAATTCGGCTGTAAGTGGACTATTGGCCTGTCTATGATATGTTACATTGTGTACATGGCTGCCAATTTCTACGCGGTTTGGGGAACAATGGCGGTAGCGTCAATAATCGTCGGGTTAGGTGCTGCCCCCCTGTGGTCTGCAAAATGTACCTACCTCACACAGACTGCTGTTTGGTACGCCAAACAAACAGGTGCCACCGaagatgacgtcatcaataggTTCTTTGGATTTTTCTTCATGGTTTTCCAAACGA GTCAGGTATGGGGAAATTTGATTTCTTCCACTGTCTTCAGTCAACGCCCTGAAAATATTACTGAACCGTCGGCTGAGGATCTAGAGAAATGTGGGGCTGTCTTTGACCCAACCGTGTCCACAGTTAACAATACAAACCTGGCCAGACCGCCACTTGAAAAG GTATACATCGTCTGCGGAATATACATCGCCTGTGGCTGTGTAGCTTTCCTCATCATCGCTGGTCTCCTCGATCGAATTCAATTGGACAAGGACAAAGATATCCCCGAGGAGGACCGGAGGCTCTCCCCCAAACTTCTTATCGCAACCTTCCGCCATTGGTGGGATTCCCCGTACCAGAAGCTTCTGATGCCTCTAACCATTTACAGTGGTATAGAACAGGCTTTCATCACCGGTGACTACACAAAG ACCTATATTAGCTGCACACTTGGTATCTGGAATGTTGGTTACGTTATGATTTGTTACGGAGTTGTCGACGCTATCTGCTCGTTTACATTCGGACGTCTGGTGCAGTATGTTGGACATATTCCGTTCTTTATCCTTG CATTCCTCGTGCACGGGGGTTCTTTAATCGGTCTACTGCTGTGGAAGCCAAATCCGGATCAATTGTATCTATTCTACATATTTGCCGCCCTATGGGGCATGGGCGACGCTGTTATACAAACACAGATCAACG CCTTGTACGGGTACCTATTCACGAAAAATACAGAAGCTGCCTTCGCCAATTACCGTCTGTGGGAATCGGTCGGATTTATAATGGCTTTCGGATACAGCGCTTATCTCGAGACTAGAATCAAAATGTACATAGCGATGGGATGGCTTGTCGTGGGAATGAGTCTGTACAGCGTAGTGGAGTTTCGTGACAGGAGGTCAAAGAAATTCAGCAATGATATCGTCAAGACTAAATTGTGa